Within the Nocardioides aurantiacus genome, the region CGACGGCGTGCCCTACGGCCACTTCGGCGACGGCTGCGTGCACGTGCGCATCGACTTCGAGCTCGAGGACGCCGGCGGCCGCGACCGCTACCGCGCCTTCGTCGAGCAGGCCGCCGACCTCGTCGCGGGCTACGGCGGGTCGATGTCGGGCGAGCACGGCGACGGCCGCGCCCGCTCCGAGCTGCTGCCGCGGATGTACTCCCCGCAGGCGATGGCGCTCATGGAGCAGGCCAAGCGGGTGCTCGACCCCACCGGACTGCTCAACCCCGGCGTGCTGGTCGACCCGGCCCCCTTCGACGCCGACCTGCGGCTCGCGCAGCCGCTGCCCGGGCTGCGGACCACGCTGCGCCTCACCCACGACGGCGGGTCGCTGACCGACGCCGTCCACCGCTGCACCGGCGTCGGCAAGTGCGTCGCGGACAACACGGCCGGCGGCGGGGTGATGTGCCCGTCCTACCTCGCCACCCGGGAGGAGAAGGACTCCACCCGTGGTCGCGCCCACGTCCTGCAGGACGTCGTCAACGGCGCCCTCGACGTGCGCAGCGACGCCGTCGCCGACGCCCTCGACCTGTGCCTGTCCTGCAAGGGCTGCGCCCGCGACTGCCCCACGGGCGTCGACATGGCGACCTACAAGTCCGAGGTGCTGTCCCAGAAGTACGCCGGTCGGCTGCGCCCCCGCTCCCACTACGCCCTGGGGCAGCTGCCCCGCTGGGCCCGGATGACGCCGCCGCGGCTGGCCAACGCGGTGCTGCGCAGCCGCACCGTCGCCCGGGTCGCGAAGGCCGCCGCCGGGGTCGACCAGCGTCGCTCGCTGCCCTCGTTCTCCGAGCGGCCGCTCCGAGCGCCGGCCGGGCGCCGGGCCGACCGCCCCGCCGAGGACGCCCACGGCGTGGACCCGACCGTCGACGTGTGGGTCTGGGCCGACTCCTTCACCGACCGGTTCGCCGCCGACACCGGCCGCGCCGCCCTCGAGCTGCTGCGCTCCATCGGGCTGCGTGCCGAGGTCATCCCCGACCCGGCCTGCTGCGGCCTGACCTGGGTCACCACCGGCCAGCTCTCCGCGGCCCGCCGGATCGTCTCCGGCGCGGTCGCCACGCTGCACCGCTACGTCGCCTCGGGCGCCCCCGTGGTCGGGCTGGAGCCCAGCTGCCTGGCCGCGATGCGCGAGGACGCCGTCCAGCTCGTCGACGACCCCCGGGCGGTCGAGGTCGCGGGCGGGCTCCGCTCGCTGGCCGAGCTGCTGGCCGGGCTCGTGGCCGAGGGCCGGTGGACCCCGCCCGACCTGACCGGGGTCGAGGTCGTCGCCCAGCCGCACTGCCACCACCACGCGGTGGTCGGCTGGGCCACCGACGCCGCGCTGCTCGCGCAGACCGGCGCGACGGTCACCCGGGTCGGCGGCTGCTGCGGCCTGGCCGGCAACTTCGGCGTGGAGGTCGGGCACTACGAGACGAGCGTCGCCGTGGCCGAGCACGACCTGCTGCCCGCCGTACGCGCCGCCGGTCCCGACGCCGTCGTCCTCGCCGACGGCTTCTCCTGCCGCACCCAGCTCGAGGACCTCGAGGGTCGCCGCGCCCTCCACCTCGCCGAGCTGCTGCTGCAGGGCACGCCCCGCCGGTCCGAGGGATAGTCCGAGACGTTTGGCACCGTCCAGAAGGTCGTGAGGGGTGCCGAACGTCTCGGACTACCGCGTCAGCGGCGCAGCCGCTCGACGGCCGACATCACGTGGAAGACGACGACGGCGGCGACGGTGCCCAGGGCGATGCCGTTGAGGCTGATGTCGCCGCTGGTGAAGGTGTAGTTGGCGATGCCGACGACCAGGGCGGTCGCGGCCGTGAACTGGTTGACCGGGCGCGAGAAGTCGACGCGGTTGTCGATCCAGATCTTCACGCCGATGACGCCGATCAGGCCGTAGAGCGCGGTGGTGACGCCGCCGAGCACGCCCGGCGGGACGGTGTTGACCAGGGCGCCGACCTTGGGCAGGAAGCCCAGGGCGATCGCGAAGGCGCCGGCCACCCAGTACGCCGCGGTGGAGTAGACCTTGGTCGCGGCCATCACCCCGATGTTCTCGCCGTACGTCGTGGTGCCGGACCCGCCGCCCAGGCCGGCCACCGTGGTCGCCAGGCCGTCGGCGAACAGCGCCCGCCCGGTCTGCGCGTTGAGGGAGTCGTCGGCGAGGTGGGCGACGCTGCGCACGTGGCCGACGTTCTCCGCGACCAGCACCAGGACGACGGGCAGGAACGCCGGCAGCACCGACCACGCGACGGTGGGGGAGCCGAAGTCGGGCAGGCCCACCCAGGCGGCCTCGCGCACCGGGGCGAAGTCGACCTGGCCCGCGAGCACCGCGGCGACGTAGCCGACGACGACGCCGAAGAAGATCGAGAGCCGGGCGACCAGCCCCCGGAAGGCCACGGTCCACAGCAGCACCGCGGCCAGGGTCAGCACCGCCACCCACGGCGCCTGGACGAAGTTGTCGCGGGCGGCGGGGGCCAGGTTGAGGCCGATCAGCGCGACGATCGCGCCCGCCACGACCGGCGGCATCAGCACGTCGATCCAGCCCGTGCCGGTCACGGTGACGAGCAGCCCGACGAGCGCCAGCACGATGCCGACGACGACGATGCCGAACAGGGCCGCACCCTGGCCGCCCGAGGCGGTGGCGGCGCCGATGGGGGCGAGGA harbors:
- a CDS encoding FAD-binding and (Fe-S)-binding domain-containing protein is translated as MPTSDLLLALRAAGVADADDSDLTRSLYASDAGLYRIPPRVVVRPRHTDEVVATLAVARESGVPLTMRGAGTSIAGNAIGAGIVLDTNRHLNRVLGIDREAGVAHVQPGTVHATLQKQAVPLGLRFGPDPSTHTRCTIGGMIGNNACGSRALGYGRTVDNVEGLTVLLADGSVVRAGAAGGTPAALTDLVDAQLGTVRTEFGRFGRQVSGYSMEHLLPERGRRFDRFLAGTEGTLGVVLDAHVRLVRDAPHRALAVLAYTDMAEAADAVPALLEHDLVACEGLGERIVAMVTGHPELPVGGGWLFAEVVGETVAEVEAAALAVARTAGVPFRVVSDAAEQAALWKIREDGAGLAARSLSRPAQAGWEDAAVPPARLGAYLREFEALLRESRLDGVPYGHFGDGCVHVRIDFELEDAGGRDRYRAFVEQAADLVAGYGGSMSGEHGDGRARSELLPRMYSPQAMALMEQAKRVLDPTGLLNPGVLVDPAPFDADLRLAQPLPGLRTTLRLTHDGGSLTDAVHRCTGVGKCVADNTAGGGVMCPSYLATREEKDSTRGRAHVLQDVVNGALDVRSDAVADALDLCLSCKGCARDCPTGVDMATYKSEVLSQKYAGRLRPRSHYALGQLPRWARMTPPRLANAVLRSRTVARVAKAAAGVDQRRSLPSFSERPLRAPAGRRADRPAEDAHGVDPTVDVWVWADSFTDRFAADTGRAALELLRSIGLRAEVIPDPACCGLTWVTTGQLSAARRIVSGAVATLHRYVASGAPVVGLEPSCLAAMREDAVQLVDDPRAVEVAGGLRSLAELLAGLVAEGRWTPPDLTGVEVVAQPHCHHHAVVGWATDAALLAQTGATVTRVGGCCGLAGNFGVEVGHYETSVAVAEHDLLPAVRAAGPDAVVLADGFSCRTQLEDLEGRRALHLAELLLQGTPRRSEG
- a CDS encoding uracil-xanthine permease family protein — its product is MALTWKLHGDGTTITEGEIVRPDERLAWPATIGLGLQHVVAMFGATFLVPVLTGFPPTTTLFFSGVGTILFLLVTRNRLPSYLGSSFAFLAPIGAATASGGQGAALFGIVVVGIVLALVGLLVTVTGTGWIDVLMPPVVAGAIVALIGLNLAPAARDNFVQAPWVAVLTLAAVLLWTVAFRGLVARLSIFFGVVVGYVAAVLAGQVDFAPVREAAWVGLPDFGSPTVAWSVLPAFLPVVLVLVAENVGHVRSVAHLADDSLNAQTGRALFADGLATTVAGLGGGSGTTTYGENIGVMAATKVYSTAAYWVAGAFAIALGFLPKVGALVNTVPPGVLGGVTTALYGLIGVIGVKIWIDNRVDFSRPVNQFTAATALVVGIANYTFTSGDISLNGIALGTVAAVVVFHVMSAVERLRR